A window of Macrobrachium rosenbergii isolate ZJJX-2024 chromosome 15, ASM4041242v1, whole genome shotgun sequence contains these coding sequences:
- the LOC136846805 gene encoding integumentary mucin A.1-like, with the protein MGVSWLTVSVVTVFWAIVGIPLPLILGKGPNKGVTQVVLVITAATGWLFWVLSYLHQMNPLIGPQLHAPTVLALKYLWDGTISIDDLPIPTTTSPEPTTTTPIHTTTTPIHTTTAAFDALLFEGNPVETTTTSVETTTMIPSKAVDFATNPIDTATDNPVDITTNSPPDTTTNNPPDTGTDSFDTTTNVFDTSTNPFETTTNPYNTTAQDIF; encoded by the exons ATGGGTGTCAGCTGGCTTACTGTATCGGTCGTGACTGTATTTTGGGCCATTGTGGGCATCCCCTTACCCCTAATTTTAGGAAAGGGGCCAAACAAGGG GGTCACTCAAGTGGTTTTGGTTATCACGGCAGCGACAGGATGGCTCTT TTGGGTGCTGAGCTACTTACATCAGATGAATCCCCTCATAGGGCCCCAGTTGCATGCCCCCACAGTGCTGGCACTGAAGTACTTATGG GATGGGACCATCAGTATTGATGATTTGCCCATTCCGACCACAACCTCGCCCGAGCCGACCACAACCACCCCTATCCACACCACAACCACCCCTATCCACACCACAACCGCCGCTTTCGACGCCCTTCTTTTCGAAGGCAATCCTGTTGAAACCACAACCACCAGTGTTGAAACCACAACCATGATCCCATCCAAGGCTGTAGATTTCGCAACCAACCCAATTGATACTGCAACTGACAACCCAGTTGACATTACAACCAACAGCCCACCTGACACTACAACCAACAACCCACCTGACACTGGAACCGACTCATTTGACACCACCACCAACGTATTTGACACCTCAACCAACCCTTTCGAAACTACAACCAACCCATATAACACCACAGCTCAGGACATTTTTTAA